Proteins encoded in a region of the Anopheles ziemanni chromosome 2, idAnoZiCoDA_A2_x.2, whole genome shotgun sequence genome:
- the LOC131289234 gene encoding cuticle protein CP14.6-like, with product MFRFVLASAALLVAAVAAAPQYQHQQQHQQNPEAHAQIVRYENVLQDDGHYNYQYETSNGIAAHEEGLGAHSANGAFSYTGPDGVQYRVVYVADENGFRPEGAHLPTPPPTPEHVFKTLEQIRANPPKDQKDFSLEALDATLARLRQH from the coding sequence ATGTTCCGTTTCGTGCTCGCCTCCGCCGCGCTGCTCGTggccgccgtcgccgccgcccCGCAGtaccagcaccaacagcagcaccagcagaacCCGGAGGCGCACGCCCAGATCGTGCGCTACGAGAACGTGCTGCAGGACGACGGCCACTACAACTACCAGTACGAGACGAGCAACGGCATCGCCGCCCACGAGGAGGGCCTTGGCGCTCACAGCGCCAACGGAGCCTTCTCCTACACCGGCCCCGACGGCGTGCAGTACCGCGTCGTGTACGTCGCCGACGAGAACGGCTTCCGCCCGGAGGGTGCCCATCTGCCGACGCCGCCGCCCACGCCCGAGCACGTGTTCAAGACGCTCGAGCAGATCCGCGCCAACCCGCCCAAGGACCAGAAGGACTTCAGCCTGGAGGCCCTTGACGCCACCCTGGCCCGTCTCCGACAGCACTAA
- the LOC131282644 gene encoding endocuticle structural glycoprotein SgAbd-2-like: MLKLVITLAVCVVAVALAAPAADDASANILTYDSRLEPDGAYSYKYSTSNGIQAEESGIGGQSVQGSASWVGDDGVPIVLTYTADENGFHPQGVHLPTPPPIPDYILRALRYIEAKQAERAGGK, from the exons ATGTTGAAATTG GTGATTACCCTGGCCGTGTGCGTTGTTGCCGTGGCTCTGGCTGCCCCCGCCGCCGACGACGCCTCGGCCAACATCCTGACGTACGACTCGCGCCTCGAACCGGACGGTGCCTACTCGTACAAGTACTCGACGAGCAACGGCATCCAGGCGGAGGAGAGCGGCATCGGCGGCCAGTCGGTGCAGGGTTCGGCCTCGTGGGTCGGCGACGACGGCGTTCCGATCGTGCTGACCTACACCGCCGACGAGAACGGCTTCCACCCGCAGGGCGTCCATCTGCCGACGCCGCCACCAATCCCGGACTACATCCTCCGGGCGCTCCGGTACATCGAGGCCAAGCAGGCGGAAAGGGCCGGAGGCAAGTGA